TTATTATCGCTGCAGCCGAAGTAAAACCACTGATTACGGGTTTTGAAAGAAAGTTGACAAGAAATCCCATACGCATTAGACCAAGAAGCAACTGAATGCTCCCCATAAACAACGCAAGAAAAATAGCCATTGCAATATATTCATCCATTCCCGATATGGACAAAGCACCAAGCCCAGAAGCTACCAATAGTGAATCCATTGCTACTGGCCCAACGGCCAATTGGCGAGAGGTACCCAATATGGCGTATACCATTTGTGGGATTAAAGCGGCATAGAGACCAAAAACAGGAGGAAGCCCTGCTATCATTGCATACGCCATGCCTTGGGGAATGAGCATTATACCAACAGTAAGTCCCGCAGAAATATCTCCTGTTAGGTATTCTTTTTTATAATTGGGAAGCCAATCAAGTATTGGCAAGAATCTTTTGAGCATATTACATCCCTTATTTATTAAATCCAAAAATATTGCAATGACAAGGGCTTTGCAGTAACCCACGTTACACAGGCTTATAGATCTAATACTTTCAGATAATTTCTATGCAATTCTATATGCCCCATTTGCTCAAGTTTTTTCAACAATCTTGAGATGACCACTCTAGAACTATGCAAATCATAAGCTATTTCTTGGTGTGTGTTCCTAATTACATTGTCTTCGGAAATCCTTACTTTACCTTTAAGGTAATTTACCAATCGTGCATCCATAGCATCAAATGCAACGCTGTCCAAGGTGTGCATTAGCTCATTAAGCCTGCTATGGTAGCTTTCAAACACAAAATTTCTCCAGCTTTTATATTTTGCTGTCCAGATTTCCATTTTTTGGATAGGAACCATTATGAGCTTGGTATCCATTTCCGCTATGGCCCTGATTTCACTTTTTGTATTTCCCATACAGCATGACATGGTCATTGAGCAAGTATCGCCTTTTTCCAAATAGTATAAGAGCAGTTCATCACTGTCCCTATCTTCCCGAAGTATTTTGATAGCTCCGGAAACCAATAATGGTATCACCGTTATGTAGTCGCCTATGTCTATTAACTTATATCCCGCGGGTATTTCTTTAAAAGTACCTACCTGAAGAATCTCGTTGATCAGAGCTTTTTCAAAATGTTGACCATAGTTTTGCTTTAGTTCTTGTATCATATCCCATGTTGATTTGTAGCTTCGATATTTTGAGGGCAGGATACCAAAAACTTGTTTTTATGGTACATCAAGGACGTAAAAAACAGTATGTTAAACAACTTACAGCCAATGCCAAACATCATTTTTATTTTTATGTTAAAAGTAAGTTCCTATAGAAATGATTACAGTAACCTAGGTTACATAATCTGTTAAGCTTTTCTAAGCTGTATTATAGCAGGTATCCGTAAAGCCAACCTCGTTGCTGTTCACTAAAAATCAGGAAGAACGCATCAAAAAAATAAAGAAAATGTATGCTTGTCATTATCACGCTCATAATCTAACCGAAATCCGTAGATATCACATATTTTTTGGTTGATGGACAAACCAAGCCCCAAAGAATCCGACTCCTTGTTTCCTTTTTGAAAACGATTGAACAATTGCGCCGTAGACATATCCGAAGTACTTCCCGTATTGGTGATCTCAAATTTTTCCGAAGTTAATGTCATATTGATATATCCACCTTCTCTATTATGTTGTACAGCATTTTTAATAAGGTTTGTAAACAAAATATTGGCCAGTATTTGATCACATTGAACGGTAACGGAATCTAAATCGATATTGGTATTGATATTTTTGAACTTGATGATTTCCTCCATGTTTCGCACGATATTATCAATAACGGCACCAATATCAACGGTATCCAATCTTTTGAATTCTTGATTTTCAATTCTGGAAATCAACGTCAATGATTTACTGATTTTTGAAAGTTTGTTCGCCTCTTGATACACCGCCTGTGCCCATTGCTGTTCTTCTTTGTTCAAATTATTGCTTTCTAAGAGCAGTACCATTTTATTCCGAATGATGGCCAAGGGAGTCTGCACCTCATGACTTATATTTTCATTGAACTCCTTAAGGTTTTGAAAATCTTTTTTTACTTGCTCCATCAAAGCGGTCACTACCTTGTCCAGCTCTTTGAATTCATTGATTTTTGAGGGTTTGAGCTGCACAGGTTCTTTACTGGTTATATCATAATTTTTTAAAGCCGATAGGTTGTGAAAAAAAGGTTTCCATGCCCATTTATAAATTCTTCGATTGATAAAGAACAGACCACTTAAGAGCATTAACAAAACCAAAGTAGCAGCCCCTAACAACCAGATAATCAATTCGTTCATCTCCAAAAGAATATGCCATAAGGAAACTCTCATTTTTTGGGAACCCGTATCAACGGTAAATTGATAGGTCCGATAAGGAATTTGTTTATTTGCATACGCTTCAAAAACCAAAGTATCCCCAAACTTATTTTGACCATTAAAATCGTTTGACACTTCTTCTGTTCTATACGTATAATTTGAATGGGGCAAACTACCATTCTGTTTTAATTCATAGTCAATACGCTCGCTTTCATGTAGCAAAACATCATTTACCTCAAAATTGACAAAATACTCTATCACATAATAGTCAACTGCGACCATTATGGGAAAAAGGAACAACAGAAATATAAGATAGTTCCTATTGGTTTTTCTGACTAGATTCATTCGTGGTCAGTGAATTTGTATCCTACACTGTAGATGGATTTAATATAATCTTTCCCTCCCAGTTCAGCAATTTTTTTTCGCAAGTTGGCCAAATGCGTGTAAATGAATTTGTACGAATCCGCCATTTCAATATCATCGCCCCATAGGTGCTCTGCAATTGCTTCTTTGGTCAATAATCGATTTTTATTGGCCACAAAAAAATGAATGATATCAAATTCCTTCTTTGTTAAGGTCAGGGGATAATCGTTCACAAAAACCTCATGTCGCTCAGGTTTGATATTGATTTCATTGAACACAATCTCTCTCCTACCGTTATACACCTTTCTTCGGTAGAGTGCCTTGATGCGAGCATTCAATTCAGTGAGGTAAAAAGGTTTTGTCAGATAATCATCTGCCCCAATTTCAAGACCATGTATTCTATCCCCAACTGCATTTTTTGCTGAAATAATAATGATGCCGGCATCAATGTTTTCCTTTTTGACCACTTTGATGATATCTAGACCACTACCATCTGGCAGTGTAATATCTACAACTAGAATATCATAAGGGAAAATACCGACCTTCATAGAAGCGGAATTGTAATTTGGAGCTATTTCACAAATGTTCCCCTCCTCCTCCAGAAAGTTTTTAATATCATGGAGTAGTTCCGCATTGTCTTCAATGACCAATATCTTCATCACGGAGGATTTACATTAAAAATAGGGGGCATAGATGTCCAAAAACATGACATTTCCCCATTTAAATCATAAAAATCCGTTAAAAGTCTTTAGAAGTATTATCCCGTGGGCAATCCGGTCATTGTAAATATCATGACAAAAAGGGCGACGGTTTCCACAATACCGATAATCATAATATACTTAGCCGTATCATTTGCTCCAGAGGCTATGGCATCACAAGCTCGTGCCCCCACTTTACCTTGAAAAATGGCAGACCCTGCCATTGCGGCTCCAGCAATAAGACCAATGATGATTTGCCAAACATAGGAGTCAGGGCTTAAATCGGCATCCGCTATGGCATTTTTCAATATCATTCCATAAATGACCTGCGAGAGTGGCGCACCAACAAAAATAAGTAGGGCCGTGGCTGCTTTCTGTCCACTGGTTATCATTTTTTTCCAAGCTCCAATTGCTGCCATACCAGCTATTCCAGTTCCTACGGCCGAACCTATGGAAGCAATTCCCAAAGACATCCCCATATCTCCCAATCCTTTTACCGTTGTTGCAAACAATGCCATATCTATCATCATGTTCTGTTTTTAAGTATTATATTTTATCCTGTTGTAATTGTTTTTGAATGTTCGTTCCCCCTCCAACTTCACTAGAAAGCAGTTTAAAAGGTTTATAAGCTTCACCTGAAAATTGAACGCCCAAGTGCCCAGCAAATTCAAGCATATTCAATCGTATACCATGCACCATCACCGCCATTAGAGCCAAAGCAATGTTCAAGCCATGTCCAAGGGCTAGCGCTATTGCTGCTACAATTAGTTCAACAATACCTAAACTTGAGATTCCTTCAGGAAGTATCATACCGTTAAAGCTTGCCGCCACTGCTGCAGTGGCCATACCTACTGCAAAAAGTCGAACATAGGAAACTATATCGGAGAAACCGCTTATAAGACTTAAGGGCAGATTTGCCATGGATACCAGCATACTTTTCAAAAAGCTTTTGCTTTCTACCGAAAACAGCATTACCAATAAAGCACCTGCGATAAAGAGCCACATGCCCCAATCTGGCATAGTTTTGCCCAGCACTAATTGCTCGGTAATCAAGAACAATCCCCAAACCAGGGCTATCCAACCCACTTCGCTCAAAGCCTTAATCGAATTGATAAACTGAGCACACCGAACAAGGTGGGCAATAGTAAGGTGTACAGCTCCTATAAGAAAGGACAAGTGCATCATAAACGATATATTGTCCACGCCAAAACTGGCAATATTGGGAATGATAAGATTATTGAGAAAAGGAATGGCAGCTATTTGTTCCGACCCAAAATACGTACCGCTCAACACTCCCCAAATAATGGTTGCCCCACTCAGTACATAAATTAATAAACGCGCCTGTCCCGGGATTTTTTTTCGTAGCAAAAGCGCTATCAATAAAAAAATGGCCCCGTAACCCGCATCACCTACCAACATTGCAAAAAACAGGGCAAAGGCCACCAAAAAATAAATAGATACGTCAACCTCTTTGTATCCAGGTACGATATCAATGAATTTCATTACCGGGTTGATCATTTCTATCCATTTGGGATTTTTGATGTAAACAGGTACATCTTCGGGTTTTTCCGGTTCTGAAATGGCATAGCCCCAATTTTGTTGTTGCGCAGCTTTCTTGAATTGATTGACAGTATCTTTTGGGATATAACCTTTGAGATATTTAAATTTCCCTTCAACATCACCCATACTTTCCAAAGTATGTTGTATGCCAAGTTGGTCTTTTAAAATCGTCCAATAGTCTTCCAATGCTTCCAAATACGCTACCTTATCTTTTAAGAAGACCTCGATTTCAACAAGTTGTCGCCGTTTTCTCTTAATCTGTTTTTGAATTTCTTCAAACCGTAGTTCTGGTAACTGTTCTTCCTTGCCTTTCAGTTTTTCAGCTTCGGATTGCGAAATCAGGGTAATAGGCACTTTTCCCTCATGTCCAGGAAAAGAAATCAAGGTGTATTTTTTAGAAAGTGGCTGTACTTGGGATTTATCGACCAAATACAAACGAAGGTAGATTCCTTTGCCTCTCAAAAAACCAAAATCTTCTAGGTTGGTGTTTTCTCCCCAAGTTTGATAAAAAGATAATTGTTCAGTAAGTGTGTCCAGTTTCTTTTGGCAGCTTTTCCTGATTTCAGTAGTTCGTAACACGCGTTCCACCAAGCGTTTTGGGTCATCTAGGTTAAGGTTTGTCCCAGCTGTAGATTTATTTTTCTTGTTTTTGAAATTTTGAAGGATAGCTATAGCTTTTTCGGTACGAACCACAGCTTCAGCACGCTTTTCCATGATTCTCCCCTCAGGTTGTTTGATTTCCTTAATATCGACAACTCCGAGCTCCCCCAACCGTTGTACTGTTTCGTCTACAGTACGAGAAGTGGTAAAGAGTACTATTTCCTTCATCCTAACGATCATGCCACCTTCGATTTATCTTGCTTCTTCTTTTTTACCAATTTTGCACATCCAATGGCCAATCGTTCTACATCTCCCAAGTAAATCTCGATTTTTCGTATATTGTTCTTGGTCTCTGGAATAAACACTTCTTTCAAAGCATTTTTCATACGACGGGCCTCTGCAAGTTCCTCTTGTAAAAGCTCAAGATTTTTTTGCTCCATTTCCATCATACTACGATTGGTTTTTTGGGTCTTCACTGCAGCTATTGCCGAATCTACCCAAAGTGGTGTGTTCATTAAATCGACTTCCATTTCCTCAAAAACAATACTATCGAAAGATTCAATAGGCACACCGGCAATTTCCCGTTTTGTAGTGTTCAAGTGTTTCACCTTAACAATAGTGGATAGGTCTATAGTCTCCTCTGCCATTACGGCAATCCATTTTTTGGTTTCGCTATTGGTTTCGGCGACGGCAACTTTCAGTCGTGCAATGTTATTTTCAATACCCTGTACCACTTCCTTTAATTGCTGCTCTTTCATTTCAAAGACGGGCAGTGCGGTTATATATTCTCTCAACTCCACTTTTAAGGCAGCCAAGGTGTTCTTGTTCATTAAGATCTTATCTGCCATAATCAGTCTTTTTTTGTCGTTGTTTCGAATAGGTCAAAGCCTTTTTCCGTATCAAAACTCCACCATCGGAGCAATAGCATCAACTTTAGTTTATAGGTGATCAGTGCCGTAAAATCGGAATAATGACCTTGGGACAATGATTCCAACTTGTTCCATTGTAGCTGTAAAAGCTGTAGTTCTTCTTCCAAGGGGTTACCTGGTTCGAAGGGTAACCGTTGTTTTTTATCAAAAGATTCACTGTCTTCTTTTTGGCGCGATATCCGAAGTTGTTCAAGTTCTTTTTTGAGTTCGTACATGAATGTAGAAAAACCAGCTAAGACGTTATTCTTACTCTCTTGGAACATGTTGGAGTGAATAGTGCCCAAATCAATTTCACGAAACAATCGCGATGCTTCTGGATTCAGAAATTTACCAGCCTCTTCTTCCAAAATAGTAATCAGACTTTTTTCTGATGTTGGGGAATGGGCATATTTTTTTAGAAGGAAAGAAACCCTAGAACGTGTTTCCATACTATCTTCAAAAGACAGATGGGGCAGACTTACCAATACATATTCCAGGTCTCCGCTAATCATTTTTCAATTTCGCTTTTTAGGATTTTCATCCACTTGTCGCTTAAATGTATTCCCAACAGTTCTGTAACCGCCTCGGGAGAAATATGGTAGTTCCAACCTTGGTCTTTTTTGGTAATATTCAGGCTTTTCGATAACGTACTATTTGTAGTTATCCCAGCTAACGTATCGGACTTTTGCAAGCGCTGTTGAATGTAGTCAGCTAACTTTACCTCAAGGTCAGGGGAAAGTTCCAATGCTACCTCATCACCAATGTTTTCGATAACTTTGACCACAGCAGCTCCCAATACATCTGGCGTAAAATTTGTCGCAACGTCTCTTTCCAATACTGCTTTCAACAATTGTATCAAGTCATTCTGCAAAGAGACGGTAACATCGCGCGCTGCTTGTCTTAGTGCACTTTCGCCTTTGCTCAGCGTAGCATCTGCTTCTTTCTGGGCATTGCTTAGTATTTGTTTCTGCTTTTCCTCAGCTTCTTCCACTATTCGTTTGGCCTCGTTTTGTGCCGCCTTTAGTATAGCGTCAGATTCCTTTTCCGCACCTTCAATGGCCTCGGTCTTTAAGGTTGCGATCAAACTGTCCAAGGTTTTTTCACTCATGGGTACTGTTTTTTAAAATTTTGTACTTCCCTTTTTCAGGCCAATACGCATCGATTAATTCTGAAGAAAGGCCCACTTCTTCTCTTTTGAAATGGTTCGATAAAATATCCCAACACAAATCAAGGGCGTCTTCCAGTTCAAGAAAGCGGAAGGGGTCCATCAGTTCCTGCTGAAAAGTCTTTCGATAATCCAAGAGCCTAAGGGAATAATCGTCCTTGACCGATCCAAATTTCTGTGCCTTCACCCGTTCCTCAGATTCTGAAAGTAATCGAGCCATAGCATTCATAATATTTCTATGATCGGACCGGGTCTTGTCGTTTACTTGCTGTTTTAGACGGCTCAGCGAACCGAACAATTCCAGATAGCCATCTTTCATATAGAACTGACCTTCGGTAATATATCCTGTATTATCTGGAACAGGATGCGTAACGTCATCCATGGTGGTCACTCCTAGAATTGTTAAACTTCCGGCACCATCAATATCGGCCGCTTTTTCATATCGACTTGCTAACTGCGAGTATAAATCGCCAGGATAACCCTGATTAGCAGGAATTTGATCTTGGGCATTTGCTACCTGACGTAGATAATCGGACCATTGTGTCATATCCGATAACAGGACAAATACATTTTTGCCCTGTAATGCAAAACGTTCTCCTACAGCAAGGGCCAAATCGGGAACCATAAGCCCCTCCACAATAGAATCCCTATGGGTATGTACGAACATGACAGTTTTGTTTTTACTGCCCGCATCTTCAATACGCTGTCTAAAATAGTGGTACTCATCATACTTAAGGCCTACACCACCAATGATAATGACATCGGCATCGGTCTGCGTGGCTATATTGGCAAGCAGTTGGTTATACGGCTCACCTGCCTTGGCAAAAATGGGTATCTTCTGGGAGCGTACCAAGGTATTGAACACATCGATCATAGGTACACCGGTACGTATCATATTTTTAGGTATCAATCGTTTTACAGGATTGATCGAGGGCCCTGCTATCCGAATCTGGTCTGCCATAAGCTCTGGACCTCCATCGATGGGCTGGCCATTACCCGAATAAACCCTGCCCAACATATCATCTGAAAAACCAACTTGCACAGGTTTTCCCAAAAAACGGATTTTACAATCCGTGGAGACCCCAAAACCACCTCCAAACAATTGTAGGGTAACTTGTTCTCCATCCAGAGCAATCACTTGGGCAAAGGCTTTTTCTCCAGTGGGATAAATGACCTCGGCCAATTCTTTATTGTGCACCCCACTTGCCTTTATGCTAAGAATAGCCCTTCCTATACTATCTATATTCTCATACGTTTTCCTCAGCATACCCCATTTGTTTTACCAGTTTCAATAGTTTTGATTTTTGTTTCTCAAATTTTTCATCTTTTAACTGCGTATAGTTCCAATCCAAAAAGGCTTGCCGCATAAAGTTAAAGTGGGAACGAATCCCTTCTTTCCCTTGGATGGTGACAGGTGCGTCGATGATTTCTTTTACCATGTCAAACATCAAGCGCAACCGTTCTGGATTGGTTACACCATCAACTTCATCGAAACTGTTCTGTTGTAGAAATACCGAATCCAATAATTCCGATTTTTGATATCGTATGTAGGATTCGTCGGTTATCCCTTTTTCTCCCATTAAAAGGATATTGGATGCGATGGTCTTACCGTCACGCAATAATTCCAGAAGATAGAGCACTTCTTCTTTCTGTAAGAGCGAAGGGTATTTGGAAGTACTGTCGATTCGGTCTATAGCTGGGTATTTACGGGCATCGGACAAGGCTCTCGAAAGCCCCCAGAATGCCCCTGTACTCAGTAATGTAGCTTGTGTGACAGGTTCGTCAAAATTTCCACCTGCCGGGGAAACAGTTCCAATAATACTTAATGAACCTGTACTTTCATCAGGCAATTTTTCAATCCCTGCCCTATCGTAAAAAGCCGATATCAAGGTTGAAATATACATCGGGAAAGCTTCGGGTCCGGGAATCTCTTCTTTTCTTCCAGAGGTTTCCCTTAGTGCCTGCGCCCAGCGCGATGTAGAATCAGCCAGAATAAGCACGTTCAATCCTTGTTTTCGGTAATACTCACCTACCGTAGTCGCCATATATACCGATGCTTCCCTAGCTGCAACGGGCATAGAGGAAGTGTTACCCACGATAAATGTACGGTCCATCAATGATTTTCCGGTACGTGGATCAATAAGTTCTGGAAAGTCCTTAAAGACCTCAACGGCCTCTCCCGCCCTTTCACCACAGGCAGCAATAATTACCACATCTGCTTGTGAATGACGGGCCAAACTATGCTGCAATACCGTCTTTCCTGCTCCAAACGGACCAGGATTGCATGCCGTGCCACCAAAGGCAATGGGAAAAAGAGCATCAAGAATGCGTATACCCGTTGGCATGGGCTTCTCTGGAACGGAACGCTCGTGAAACGGCATGGGTTTTTTCACCGGCCAATCGAATGCCATTTGTAGTTCTTGGGTATTTCCCGAACCATCTTTAATAACAGCGATGGTTTCATCTATGGTATAATCGCCTTCTTGCACAATCCTTTCTATGGTGTATTCACCTTGTACAGAAAAAGGCACAAAAATCTTATGCTGAAAGAGTTT
The nucleotide sequence above comes from Flagellimonas sp. HMM57. Encoded proteins:
- a CDS encoding response regulator transcription factor, with the protein product MKILVIEDNAELLHDIKNFLEEEGNICEIAPNYNSASMKVGIFPYDILVVDITLPDGSGLDIIKVVKKENIDAGIIIISAKNAVGDRIHGLEIGADDYLTKPFYLTELNARIKALYRRKVYNGRREIVFNEINIKPERHEVFVNDYPLTLTKKEFDIIHFFVANKNRLLTKEAIAEHLWGDDIEMADSYKFIYTHLANLRKKIAELGGKDYIKSIYSVGYKFTDHE
- a CDS encoding Crp/Fnr family transcriptional regulator; the encoded protein is MIQELKQNYGQHFEKALINEILQVGTFKEIPAGYKLIDIGDYITVIPLLVSGAIKILREDRDSDELLLYYLEKGDTCSMTMSCCMGNTKSEIRAIAEMDTKLIMVPIQKMEIWTAKYKSWRNFVFESYHSRLNELMHTLDSVAFDAMDARLVNYLKGKVRISEDNVIRNTHQEIAYDLHSSRVVISRLLKKLEQMGHIELHRNYLKVLDL
- a CDS encoding V-type ATP synthase subunit B, whose amino-acid sequence is MLRKTYENIDSIGRAILSIKASGVHNKELAEVIYPTGEKAFAQVIALDGEQVTLQLFGGGFGVSTDCKIRFLGKPVQVGFSDDMLGRVYSGNGQPIDGGPELMADQIRIAGPSINPVKRLIPKNMIRTGVPMIDVFNTLVRSQKIPIFAKAGEPYNQLLANIATQTDADVIIIGGVGLKYDEYHYFRQRIEDAGSKNKTVMFVHTHRDSIVEGLMVPDLALAVGERFALQGKNVFVLLSDMTQWSDYLRQVANAQDQIPANQGYPGDLYSQLASRYEKAADIDGAGSLTILGVTTMDDVTHPVPDNTGYITEGQFYMKDGYLELFGSLSRLKQQVNDKTRSDHRNIMNAMARLLSESEERVKAQKFGSVKDDYSLRLLDYRKTFQQELMDPFRFLELEDALDLCWDILSNHFKREEVGLSSELIDAYWPEKGKYKILKNSTHE
- a CDS encoding V-type ATP synthase subunit A, coding for MSKAKGRVISVNESLVGAKNTEGAVINGEVAYIILEDGKRLKSEVIDVKQGGVVYLQVFEDTGWMKIGDLVEFTGLPLAVKLGPGILGSVTDGLQNPLYELAKIEWFLERGLEVSPLDNTQKWHFTPTVQKDEVVTGSSVLGHVPEKLFQHKIFVPFSVQGEYTIERIVQEGDYTIDETIAVIKDGSGNTQELQMAFDWPVKKPMPFHERSVPEKPMPTGIRILDALFPIAFGGTACNPGPFGAGKTVLQHSLARHSQADVVIIAACGERAGEAVEVFKDFPELIDPRTGKSLMDRTFIVGNTSSMPVAAREASVYMATTVGEYYRKQGLNVLILADSTSRWAQALRETSGRKEEIPGPEAFPMYISTLISAFYDRAGIEKLPDESTGSLSIIGTVSPAGGNFDEPVTQATLLSTGAFWGLSRALSDARKYPAIDRIDSTSKYPSLLQKEEVLYLLELLRDGKTIASNILLMGEKGITDESYIRYQKSELLDSVFLQQNSFDEVDGVTNPERLRLMFDMVKEIIDAPVTIQGKEGIRSHFNFMRQAFLDWNYTQLKDEKFEKQKSKLLKLVKQMGYAEENV
- a CDS encoding V-type ATP synthase subunit D, which produces MADKILMNKNTLAALKVELREYITALPVFEMKEQQLKEVVQGIENNIARLKVAVAETNSETKKWIAVMAEETIDLSTIVKVKHLNTTKREIAGVPIESFDSIVFEEMEVDLMNTPLWVDSAIAAVKTQKTNRSMMEMEQKNLELLQEELAEARRMKNALKEVFIPETKNNIRKIEIYLGDVERLAIGCAKLVKKKKQDKSKVA
- a CDS encoding V-type ATP synthase subunit I; the protein is MIVRMKEIVLFTTSRTVDETVQRLGELGVVDIKEIKQPEGRIMEKRAEAVVRTEKAIAILQNFKNKKNKSTAGTNLNLDDPKRLVERVLRTTEIRKSCQKKLDTLTEQLSFYQTWGENTNLEDFGFLRGKGIYLRLYLVDKSQVQPLSKKYTLISFPGHEGKVPITLISQSEAEKLKGKEEQLPELRFEEIQKQIKRKRRQLVEIEVFLKDKVAYLEALEDYWTILKDQLGIQHTLESMGDVEGKFKYLKGYIPKDTVNQFKKAAQQQNWGYAISEPEKPEDVPVYIKNPKWIEMINPVMKFIDIVPGYKEVDVSIYFLVAFALFFAMLVGDAGYGAIFLLIALLLRKKIPGQARLLIYVLSGATIIWGVLSGTYFGSEQIAAIPFLNNLIIPNIASFGVDNISFMMHLSFLIGAVHLTIAHLVRCAQFINSIKALSEVGWIALVWGLFLITEQLVLGKTMPDWGMWLFIAGALLVMLFSVESKSFLKSMLVSMANLPLSLISGFSDIVSYVRLFAVGMATAAVAASFNGMILPEGISSLGIVELIVAAIALALGHGLNIALALMAVMVHGIRLNMLEFAGHLGVQFSGEAYKPFKLLSSEVGGGTNIQKQLQQDKI
- a CDS encoding HAMP domain-containing sensor histidine kinase is translated as MNLVRKTNRNYLIFLLFLFPIMVAVDYYVIEYFVNFEVNDVLLHESERIDYELKQNGSLPHSNYTYRTEEVSNDFNGQNKFGDTLVFEAYANKQIPYRTYQFTVDTGSQKMRVSLWHILLEMNELIIWLLGAATLVLLMLLSGLFFINRRIYKWAWKPFFHNLSALKNYDITSKEPVQLKPSKINEFKELDKVVTALMEQVKKDFQNLKEFNENISHEVQTPLAIIRNKMVLLLESNNLNKEEQQWAQAVYQEANKLSKISKSLTLISRIENQEFKRLDTVDIGAVIDNIVRNMEEIIKFKNINTNIDLDSVTVQCDQILANILFTNLIKNAVQHNREGGYINMTLTSEKFEITNTGSTSDMSTAQLFNRFQKGNKESDSLGLGLSINQKICDIYGFRLDYERDNDKHTFSLFF
- a CDS encoding DUF2764 family protein; translated protein: MISGDLEYVLVSLPHLSFEDSMETRSRVSFLLKKYAHSPTSEKSLITILEEEAGKFLNPEASRLFREIDLGTIHSNMFQESKNNVLAGFSTFMYELKKELEQLRISRQKEDSESFDKKQRLPFEPGNPLEEELQLLQLQWNKLESLSQGHYSDFTALITYKLKLMLLLRWWSFDTEKGFDLFETTTKKD